A single window of Jiangella alkaliphila DNA harbors:
- a CDS encoding sulfatase-like hydrolase/transferase, with protein MTPDRPNLLLVTTDQQRRDTVGPRSPSFLRTPHLDQLAREGIRFDAAYASTPVCVPSRVTLLTGQSALRHGMTHNGRTCDVLAPGAPTLPARLGALGYATVGIGKMHFTPPRAHHGFEQLILPDDYYRTGVPAMRHGLGQNELSPGMATVPEAETLTSWLSERAVEHIRYRRDPTRPLFLWLSYSKPHPPLDPPEPYYSMYRDASIPAPVVGDWAGDDAPAAFRRQRHRGSFDLLDSSTVRAARAAYYGLVTQLDYNLGRVLAALQDAGELTRTTIVFTSDHGEFLGDHGTGNKVFFHEASAGVPMIVRPAAGTSSVPPGTVVQTPVTLADVLPTFVAAAGGPVPPDVDGTDLVALAASEHRERVVVGLAGGDAGPPGLPYYLAMTDGRHKYVWYPEGPAQQLFDLASDPDERHDLAGSAADGDLAGWRDRLVAAITDAGGAHHLDAGQLPAVAPLNDTVAEQRASGWPGYHTEAFHLDVRH; from the coding sequence ATGACACCGGACCGGCCGAACCTGCTGCTCGTCACCACCGACCAGCAGCGCCGCGACACCGTCGGCCCGCGGTCGCCGTCGTTCCTGCGCACGCCGCACCTGGACCAACTGGCGCGCGAGGGGATCCGGTTCGACGCCGCGTACGCGTCGACGCCGGTGTGCGTGCCGTCGCGGGTCACGCTGCTCACCGGGCAGTCGGCGCTGCGGCACGGCATGACGCACAACGGCCGCACCTGCGACGTGCTGGCGCCGGGCGCGCCGACGCTACCGGCCCGGCTGGGCGCGCTCGGGTACGCGACCGTCGGCATCGGGAAGATGCACTTCACGCCGCCGCGGGCGCACCACGGCTTCGAGCAGCTGATCCTGCCCGACGACTACTACCGGACCGGTGTGCCGGCGATGCGGCACGGGCTCGGGCAGAACGAGCTGTCGCCGGGCATGGCGACCGTCCCGGAGGCGGAGACGCTGACGTCGTGGCTGTCCGAGCGGGCGGTCGAGCACATCCGGTACCGCCGCGACCCGACCCGGCCGTTGTTCCTGTGGCTGTCCTACAGCAAGCCGCACCCGCCGCTGGACCCGCCCGAGCCGTACTACTCGATGTACCGTGACGCGTCGATCCCCGCGCCGGTCGTGGGCGACTGGGCCGGCGACGACGCGCCGGCCGCGTTCCGGCGGCAGCGGCACCGCGGCTCGTTCGACCTGCTGGACTCTTCGACGGTCCGGGCGGCACGCGCTGCGTACTACGGACTGGTGACGCAGCTGGACTACAACCTCGGCCGGGTGCTGGCCGCGTTGCAGGACGCCGGCGAGCTGACCCGCACGACGATCGTGTTCACGTCGGACCACGGCGAGTTCCTCGGCGACCACGGCACCGGCAACAAGGTGTTCTTCCACGAGGCGTCGGCGGGCGTGCCGATGATCGTGCGGCCGGCGGCGGGTACGTCGTCCGTGCCGCCCGGGACCGTGGTGCAGACACCGGTGACGCTGGCCGACGTGCTGCCGACGTTCGTGGCGGCGGCCGGCGGGCCGGTTCCGCCTGACGTCGACGGGACGGACCTCGTCGCGCTGGCCGCCTCCGAGCATCGGGAGCGGGTCGTCGTGGGCCTGGCCGGCGGTGACGCCGGGCCGCCGGGGCTGCCGTACTACCTCGCCATGACCGACGGGCGGCACAAGTACGTCTGGTATCCGGAAGGACCGGCGCAGCAGCTGTTCGACCTCGCGTCCGACCCGGACGAGCGGCACGACCTCGCGGGCTCCGCGGCGGACGGCGACCTGGCCGGCTGGCGCGACCGCCTCGTCGCGGCGATCACTGACGCCGGCGGCGCCCACCACCTCGACGCCGGCCAGCTGCCCGCCGTCGCGCCGCTGAACGACACCGTCGCCGAACAGCGCGCGAGCGGCTGGCCCGGCTACCACACCGAGGCCTTCCACCTCGACGTCCGGCACTGA
- a CDS encoding RNA polymerase subunit sigma-70, translating to MLMSRVSVFMPPVTTPRAPTHRSRGDEMQNVPMDDFSAAIQEHRRELHVHCYRMLGSFDDAEEVLQEALLRAWTHRDTFEPGSNLRAWLYRIATNACLDQLRKRSRRPEQLSSFAEVPWLQPYPDVLLDQAAPRTEEPDAVVVGRETIELAFIATMQLLPAQQRAVLVMRDAIGWSAAETAAILETTVPTVNSALQRARATLQREQPSPASTPRTGLSADERDLLDRYIVLSERPDATQMAALVRDDIRVTMPPQPVCFDGWAALAPLHAAAAEHGEWRLLPTSANRMPAAACYLRAPGASGFAAFKLDVLRVEDGLIAEVTTFGPELFPAFDLPAELP from the coding sequence ATGCTGATGTCCAGGGTGAGTGTGTTCATGCCCCCTGTAACGACGCCGCGCGCGCCGACTCATCGGTCCCGGGGCGACGAAATGCAGAATGTCCCGATGGACGACTTCTCGGCAGCCATCCAGGAGCATCGGCGCGAGCTGCACGTGCACTGCTACCGCATGCTCGGCTCCTTCGACGACGCCGAGGAGGTGCTGCAGGAGGCGCTGCTGCGGGCCTGGACGCACCGCGACACCTTCGAGCCAGGCAGCAACCTGCGCGCCTGGCTCTACCGCATCGCGACCAACGCCTGCCTCGACCAGCTGCGCAAGCGCTCGCGCCGGCCCGAGCAGCTGAGCTCGTTCGCCGAGGTGCCGTGGCTGCAGCCGTACCCCGACGTGCTGCTCGACCAGGCCGCCCCGCGCACGGAGGAACCGGACGCCGTCGTCGTCGGACGAGAGACCATCGAGCTGGCGTTCATCGCGACCATGCAGCTGCTGCCCGCGCAGCAGCGCGCCGTGCTGGTGATGCGCGACGCCATCGGCTGGTCGGCCGCCGAGACAGCGGCCATCCTCGAGACGACGGTGCCGACGGTGAACAGCGCCCTGCAGCGGGCCCGCGCGACGCTGCAGCGCGAGCAGCCGTCGCCGGCGAGCACGCCCCGCACCGGCCTCAGCGCCGACGAGCGCGACCTGCTGGACCGCTACATCGTCCTGTCCGAGCGCCCCGACGCCACGCAGATGGCGGCGCTGGTGCGCGACGACATCCGGGTCACCATGCCTCCGCAGCCGGTCTGCTTCGACGGCTGGGCCGCACTGGCGCCCCTGCACGCCGCCGCGGCCGAGCACGGCGAGTGGCGGCTGCTGCCGACCAGCGCCAACCGGATGCCGGCCGCCGCGTGCTACCTGCGCGCTCCCGGCGCGAGCGGGTTCGCCGCGTTCAAGCTCGACGTTCTCCGGGTCGAGGACGGCCTGATCGCCGAGGTCACCACGTTCGGCCCGGAGCTGTTCCCCGCGTTCGACCTCCCCGCCGAACTCCCCTGA
- a CDS encoding dihydrofolate reductase family protein, protein MNTLTLDISISLDGYIAAAGRTPEEPLGRGGERLHDWIRTESGGDLLTEAVAGLGAVITGRRTYDDSLPGWGADGPSGPARRPVVVLTHEVPAESPETGVYSFVTSGIEDALAQARDAAGDGAVCVMGGADIARQYIAAGLVDEISLHVVPVLFGDGTPLFDRTGDGHVELEPVSAVHTEAATHVLYRVLR, encoded by the coding sequence ATGAACACACTCACCCTGGACATCAGCATCTCCCTCGACGGCTACATCGCGGCGGCCGGCCGGACCCCCGAGGAGCCCCTCGGGCGCGGCGGCGAGCGCCTGCACGACTGGATCCGCACCGAGAGCGGCGGTGACCTGCTGACCGAGGCGGTCGCCGGGCTCGGCGCCGTCATCACCGGCCGGCGCACCTACGACGACTCGCTCCCGGGATGGGGCGCCGACGGTCCCTCGGGGCCGGCCCGGCGACCGGTCGTCGTCCTGACGCACGAGGTTCCGGCGGAGTCGCCCGAGACCGGCGTGTACTCGTTCGTCACCAGCGGCATCGAGGACGCGCTCGCCCAGGCCCGAGACGCGGCCGGCGACGGCGCGGTCTGCGTCATGGGCGGCGCCGACATCGCCCGCCAGTACATCGCCGCCGGGCTGGTCGACGAGATCTCCCTGCACGTGGTGCCGGTGCTGTTCGGCGACGGCACGCCGTTGTTCGACCGGACCGGCGACGGACACGTCGAACTGGAGCCCGTGAGCGCGGTGCACACCGAGGCGGCCACGCACGTGCTCTATCGCGTGCTCAGGTGA
- a CDS encoding RNA polymerase sigma factor, with translation MPAVEDLLREAAPQVLGVLVRRYGQFDACEDAVQEALLAAATQWPVDGVPDSPRSWLVTVASRRFVDEVRSAEARRRREETVAALDLVEPGEVERSDDTLTLLFLCCHPALPLPAQLALTLRAVGGLTTAEIAAAFLVPEATMAQRISRAKQKLRAGNARFDLPPPDERAARLRAVLHVLYLIFNEGYTASSGAQSVRTDLTGEAIRLTRLLVRLAPGDGEVTGLLALMLLTDARRAARTTGDGVPVPLAEQDRTRWDAAQIAEGVALLTGVLGGGPVGPYQLQAAIAAVHDEAVTADATDWPQILALYEVLEKVAPGPVVTLNRAVAVAMVHGPRAGLALLGTLDADDRMSQTHRLDAVRGHLLELAGDPDGARAAYLRAAQRTASLPERRYLTLRAADVT, from the coding sequence ATGCCCGCCGTCGAGGACCTGCTGCGCGAGGCCGCGCCGCAGGTCCTCGGGGTGCTCGTGCGCCGGTACGGGCAGTTCGACGCCTGCGAGGACGCCGTGCAGGAGGCGCTGCTGGCCGCAGCGACGCAGTGGCCGGTCGACGGCGTGCCCGACAGCCCGCGCTCGTGGCTGGTGACGGTCGCCTCGCGGCGGTTCGTCGACGAGGTGCGCAGCGCGGAGGCCCGCCGTCGCCGCGAGGAGACCGTGGCCGCGCTGGATCTCGTCGAGCCGGGCGAGGTGGAGCGCTCCGACGACACGTTGACGCTGCTGTTCCTGTGCTGCCACCCGGCGCTGCCGCTGCCCGCCCAGCTGGCGCTGACCCTGCGTGCGGTCGGCGGCCTGACGACGGCGGAGATCGCGGCGGCGTTCCTGGTGCCCGAGGCGACGATGGCGCAGCGGATCAGCCGGGCCAAGCAGAAGCTGCGGGCCGGCAACGCCCGGTTCGACCTGCCGCCGCCGGACGAGCGGGCCGCCCGGCTGCGCGCCGTCCTGCACGTGCTCTACCTGATCTTCAACGAGGGCTACACCGCCAGCTCGGGCGCGCAGAGCGTGCGGACCGACCTCACCGGCGAGGCGATCAGGCTGACGCGGCTGCTGGTGCGGCTGGCGCCCGGCGACGGCGAGGTCACCGGGCTGCTGGCGCTGATGCTGCTCACCGACGCCCGCCGGGCGGCACGGACGACCGGCGACGGCGTCCCCGTCCCGCTGGCCGAGCAGGACCGGACCCGCTGGGACGCCGCGCAGATCGCCGAGGGCGTCGCGCTGCTCACCGGCGTGCTCGGCGGCGGCCCCGTCGGCCCGTACCAGCTGCAGGCCGCCATCGCCGCCGTCCACGACGAGGCTGTGACGGCCGACGCGACCGACTGGCCGCAGATCCTCGCGCTGTACGAGGTTCTGGAGAAGGTCGCGCCCGGCCCGGTCGTGACGCTGAACCGGGCCGTCGCCGTCGCGATGGTGCACGGGCCGCGGGCCGGGCTGGCGCTGCTCGGCACGCTCGACGCCGACGACAGGATGTCGCAGACGCACCGGCTGGACGCCGTCCGCGGCCACCTGCTCGAACTGGCCGGCGACCCGGACGGCGCCCGCGCAGCCTACCTGCGCGCGGCCCAGCGCACGGCGAGTCTGCCGGAGCGGCGCTACCTCACGCTGCGTGCCGCCGACGTCACCTGA
- a CDS encoding YciI family protein, whose amino-acid sequence MKYMLMMFGDVETTMATRSKEWIEEMIGFMVQLDKDLEASGELVFQQGLADPRTAKTVRLQDGLPVATDGPFAEAKESLIGFWVVDVESEERVLELAGQIVQYSERLEVRPAMDAPPDL is encoded by the coding sequence ATGAAGTACATGCTGATGATGTTCGGCGACGTCGAGACCACGATGGCCACCCGCTCGAAGGAGTGGATCGAGGAGATGATCGGCTTCATGGTCCAGTTGGACAAGGACCTCGAGGCCTCCGGCGAGCTGGTCTTCCAGCAGGGCCTGGCCGACCCCCGCACGGCGAAGACCGTGCGCCTGCAGGACGGCCTGCCGGTCGCCACCGACGGCCCGTTCGCCGAGGCGAAGGAGTCGCTGATCGGCTTCTGGGTGGTCGACGTCGAGAGCGAGGAGCGGGTCCTCGAGCTGGCCGGGCAGATCGTCCAGTACTCCGAGCGGCTGGAGGTCCGCCCGGCGATGGACGCCCCGCCCGATCTGTGA